In a single window of the Papaver somniferum cultivar HN1 chromosome 8, ASM357369v1, whole genome shotgun sequence genome:
- the LOC113305936 gene encoding uncharacterized protein LOC113305936 has product MRGEGRSSPIGIRLRSGTFLKDFIRAANTPLPPSSTPSEFSDLDKEEDNTMGGRPPAPRTLKDLTCPNLDQQPLCIQLNGTIELKPKLIHLLPKFRGLAGEDPYRHLQQFHHVVTSMKQATADADMAMMTTFLFSLVDTAGEWFFCLPPGSITTWNGMKKLFLEKYFPASKAAVIRKEICGLLSNEKKLIDAASGGELTNKTIAEVTSLLENMAANTQQFFTRDEPMVRKVNEVSKSSHLEQRMGNMEKMMHQIAAAVIPSSYTEDVEQASAIYNPGWRGHPNFSYANKQVAVSNPPFNQQGGYQFLQRPQQETQGMSITVSKLEAQAAGKLPLQPLNHKENVNSIELRSGKQVEKSTASPVSHETDLEKEEGETTPKKADSVTNSNSKPLVSTYVTPPPFPSRFSNTKEETLYKEMWEIFKKIEVNIPLIEEIRQVPRYAKFLKELCTNKHKLTGNEVMNVGESASAYLQKKLPPKLKDPCNTGIVIQLADRSNVYPKGVVENVLVQVNELIFPVNFYVLDMSDENSSSSTPLLLDGDVMLPRVAADEKDMKLDMGLVRIPVCRSRAELVMVQLQLKWRHEATDVVGSGRSD; this is encoded by the exons ATGCGCGGAGAAGGCAGGTCAAGTCctattggtatacgtcttcgttCGGGTACTTTCCTAAAAGACTTCATTCGAGCAGCGAATACTCCACTTCCTCCTAGTTCTACACCAAGTGAATTTTCGGACTTGGACAAAGAGGAAGACAACACAATGGGAGGTCGACCGCCTGCTCCGAGAACACTCAAAGATCTCACTTGTCCAAACCTTGATCAACAGCCTTTATGTATTCAGCTAAATGGAACCATTGAGTTGAAGCCAAAATTGATTCACTTGCTGCCCAAATTCAGAGGTTTAGCGGGAGAAGATCCTTATCGTCACTTGCAACAATTTCATCATGTTGTAACTAGTATGAAGCAAGCAACCGCAGATGCAGATATGGCTATGATGACAACATTTCTTTTCTCCCTTGTAGATACTGCAGGAGAATGGTTCTTTTGTTTACCTCCTGGGAGTATAACCACATGGAACGGGATGAAGAAATTGTTCCTTGAGAAGTATTTTCCAGCATCAAAAGCAGCAGTGATTCGCAAGGAAATTtgtg GGTTGCTTTCTAATGagaaaaaattgattgatgccgCAAGTGGTGGTGAACTCACCAACAAGACCATTGCTGAAGTTACAAGCTTGTTAGAGAACATGGCTGCAAACACGCAACAATTCTTCACTAGAGATGAACCAATGGTAAGGAAGGTGAATGAAGTTAGCAAGTCTTCACATTTGGAACAAAGGATGGGTAACATGGAGAAGATGATGCATCAAATAGCAGCAGCTGTCATACCATCATCATACACCGAAGATGTTGAGCAAGCAAGTGCTAT ATACAATCCCGGTTGGCGAGGTCATCCCAATTTCAGCTACGCCAACAAGCAAGTTGCAGTTTCTAATCCTCCTTTCAATCAACAAGGTGGGTACCAATTCTTGCAAAGGCCGCAACAAGAAACTCAAGGCATGAGTATAACCGTGAGCAAATTGGAAGCACAGGCAGCTGGAAAACTTCCTTTGCAACCGTTAAATCATAAGGAGAATGTGAATTCTATTGAACTGAGAAGTGGAAAGCAAGTAGAGAAATCGACAGCATCACCGGTATCCCATGAAACTGATTTAGAGAAAGAAGAGGGTGAAACAACCCCTAAAAAGGCTGATTCGGTAACAAATTCTAActctaaacctcttgtttctacttatgttactCCTCCACCTTTTCCCAGCAGGTTTTCAAATACAAAAGAGGAGACGTTATACAAAGAGATGTGGGAGATCTTCAAGAAGATTGAAGTGAACATTCCATTAATTGAGGAGATAAGGCAGGTTCCTCGCTATGCAAAGTTCTTGAAGGAATTGTGCACCAACAAGCACAAATTGACTGGTAATGAGGTAATGAATGTGGGGGAGAGTGCTTCAGCATAtcttcaaaagaaactcccacctaaattgaaagACCCATGCA aTACCGGTATTGTTATTCAACTTGCGGATAGATCCAATGTCTACCCAAAAGGGGTTGTTGaaaatgttttggtgcaggtcaATGAGCTTATATTTCCCGTGAACTTCTATGTTCTTGATATGAGTGATGAAAATTCATCCTCGTCTACACCTTTGTTGTTGG ATGGAGATGTGATGCTGCCAAGGGTTGCTGCTGATGAAAAAGATATGAAACTGGACATGGGTTTAGTTCGAATTCCAGTATGCAGGTCAAGAGCTGAGTTGGTAATGGTGCAGTTACAGCTCAAATGGAGGCATGAAGCTACAGATGTTGTTGGAAGTGGTAGAAGTGATTGA